One Williamwhitmania taraxaci genomic window, GTGCATAATGGATAGTATGCGGTCTTGAACTTTTGTCTTCAAAAATTGCTCTGTTCTTCCATTTGCTAACTGTTGGCTCAGAGATTCCAAATTTGTTGGCAAGCATCAAATTTGTCAAATTACTTTTGTTTATATCCAAACGCATGTGTAAATTCGTCGTGGCGTTTGAATGATACTCTTGCTTCATATTTTTGTTTTTTAGTGATTACAAAATTAAGCAAGTTATCATTTCGGAACCAAATCCTCCTCCCTTTTCTCATTCCGCTACGCTCCATGAGAAAAGGGAGGAGGATTAATTCCATTAACAATGTGGTGAAACTTTACACTTAACCTATTCGTCGAGACTAGAAAGGAAGCTCTTAATCATTTTATTTGTATCCATTACTAAGGCAACGGTTCCATCGCCAAGTATAGTAGCTCCAGAAATCATCTCTTGTGCTTTGAAGTAGCGGCCAAGAGGCTTTAGCACGGCTTGGTATTCTCCAATAACCGAATCGACCGCTAAGCCAACCCGCTTTTCTTCATATTTCACAACAACAACCTCTTCATGGGAAACATCATTGATTGGCTCACCAAACTCTTTACGCAGATAGAAAAATGGAACTTGAACCCCATCCAGAACAATAACATTATTGAAGGTATCCACCAGGGCATGATGATCAACAGCAAATATTTTGTCGACTACGGTAAGCGGAATAACATAGAATACTTCATTAATGCTCACCAGTAGTCCATCAATTATGGAGAGTGTGAGTGGCAATTTGATAGTAATGGTAGTACCTACCCCTACTTCAGAGTCTATCTCAACCTCACCGCGGATATCGGCAATTTTACGCCTGACAACGTCCATGCCCACTCCCCTACCAGAAACGTCCGTTACCTTCTTTGCGGTTGTAAAACCGGGCAAGAAGATCAAGTCGTATATTTCCTTTGGAGTAAGTTTTTTATCGGGACTTATCAGGTTTAGTGAAAGTGCTTTTTGGCGAATCATTTCTAAATCTATACCGGCACCATCATCGTGGATTTGGATATGAACATTTGCGCCTGAATAAAATGCTTTCAGAACAATCTTTCCTTGTTTTGGTTTACCTAGCTTTTGACGAAGCTCGGCATCCTCAATTCCGTGATCCAGACTATTGCGTAGTATGTGCATCAAAGGATCGGTAAGACCTTCCACAATGGTTTTGTCCAATTCTGTTTCGGCCCCCTCTGCCAAAAAAACAACATCCTTTCCAAGTTCCTTCGATAGATCTCTCACAAGGCGCTGAAAGCGAGTGAGCATATTTTCTATAGGAATAAGTACAATACTGAAAGCATTATCCCTCAGTTGTCGGGAGAGTTTCTGAACATTTTCGGCAATGGCAGGAAGGCCTGGTACTGAATTCTGTTCCGAAAAAAGTGTCAAGCGTGCTTGGGTTGTAACCAATTCGCTAACAAGGTTCATCAGTTGATCCAGTTTATCAGCAGAAACGCGGATGCTCGAGATTAAAGCCTCCTTTGTTTTTGCCTTTCCCCGAATAACATTAGCCAGATCATCCTTTATTTGAATTGTTTTCACCTTCGAGGCTAGCCGTTGAACTTCAGCAATTCCTATATCATTCTGTTCATCGGAGATTCGGGTAATCTCAGCAACAAATAAATCATCGGCAAGCAGATTTTTATCAGCAATTTGGCTAATATCCAAAATACACTCATCCTCCACGAAAATAAATACATCGCTGATTGCATTTACATCGTGGGATGTAGAGAGTATTACTTCCCAATAGGCATAACAGACTTCTCGTTTAATAGTATCAAAGGATGGGACACGGTT contains:
- a CDS encoding chemotaxis protein CheA, whose translation is MDNFKKKFIEEAIDLINSLEKALLTLEDNPEDSSIIQQVFRIMHTLKGNSSMFGFTKMDQFTHELETLYDNIRNGKVKVNRAILDVTLDSVDHLKVLLEEDTDNSVETLAHHTELLGRIATLISSSPLQTEKIALPEKKKEIAGGIHTYYIYFEPNEDIFQNGTNPLYLIDELHSLGQAKAFAHLNRVPSFDTIKREVCYAYWEVILSTSHDVNAISDVFIFVEDECILDISQIADKNLLADDLFVAEITRISDEQNDIGIAEVQRLASKVKTIQIKDDLANVIRGKAKTKEALISSIRVSADKLDQLMNLVSELVTTQARLTLFSEQNSVPGLPAIAENVQKLSRQLRDNAFSIVLIPIENMLTRFQRLVRDLSKELGKDVVFLAEGAETELDKTIVEGLTDPLMHILRNSLDHGIEDAELRQKLGKPKQGKIVLKAFYSGANVHIQIHDDGAGIDLEMIRQKALSLNLISPDKKLTPKEIYDLIFLPGFTTAKKVTDVSGRGVGMDVVRRKIADIRGEVEIDSEVGVGTTITIKLPLTLSIIDGLLVSINEVFYVIPLTVVDKIFAVDHHALVDTFNNVIVLDGVQVPFFYLRKEFGEPINDVSHEEVVVVKYEEKRVGLAVDSVIGEYQAVLKPLGRYFKAQEMISGATILGDGTVALVMDTNKMIKSFLSSLDE